CCGCTTAGATTTGGAAGTGCTGCTTCAATTTCGCTAAATCGCTGCGATCCGTTCAAGAGCTGAAATACGATCAAAGCGACCCAGCGTTTACTCAAGATGTCGACTGCTTTTTCAAATCTAGGACACATTTCTGATTGGTTCATACTTTTCACCTCGTCTGTCACTATTATAACGCAAATGACGAGCGAAGGTATCCAAGCGTGATTGATAAAATGCACGAAGAGAGATACAGGGGATTATGAAGAAGAGGTTCGATTTTTTGCTTCCGAGGCTAAAAAATCGAAGTATTTGCTGAGATGTTCAATATCCTGTTTGGAGAGATATCCCCATTTTTGGCTATTGAAAATCGGGAGGTGCTCCACTCCGCGAGTGACAGCCGTCTGATAAATGCCATAAACAGATTGATAGCTTTCCGAAGCTTCGCGGATTTCTTCTGGAAAGGCCCGAATATGTCCTGCTGCCGTCATCAGGTTTTCGTAGGGCACTTTCAATACGGCCGCCAGTTTTTTGATAGTGGCAGGTTTTGGCGTGCCCCGCTTGCCGTTTTCAATTTTTGATATGGTTGCCGAGCTGATGCCTGAGTATACCGCGAGCTGATTCACTGTCAGTTTGCGGGCGCGGCGCAGCTCCCGCAATTGCTGTCCGAACGGTGACATGGTGATCGCCTCATTTCTATCAAGGATTAGTCAGCAGAACGTTTTTTGGCTTCGTCTGAAATAAACGAAAAATAATGATCAAGCATGAGCAAATCTTCTTTATTGAGATATTGCCACTTTTCTTTTTCAAGAAGAGCTAGATTTTTCAAGCCATAGGCCTCCGCTTTTTCAAGCAGCTTGCACTTCGTTTCATAAGGAGCCCTGGCTTCATGTACTTCTTCGATGTAACCTGCCTTATACATAAGCCCTTCATAAGGAATTTTTAAGGCTTCCGCCAGTTTTTTGATGGTGGCGGGTTTGGGTACGCCCCGTTTGCCATTTTCGATTCTGGAGATGCCGGCCGCGCTTACGCCTGAATAAGTCGCCAGCTGGTTGACTGTTAATTTTCTCTCTTCGCGCAATGACCGCAATTGTTCGCCAAAGCTTTCCATGTATCTCACCCCGTCCCTCACTGTTACTCATATTTTAGTATGTTTATTGACTAAAGGGAATAGTTGGGTTGGAAATGTATTGACAAAAGTTAACATAAGCCGTAATGTAAAAGTATAGAAAAAAGTTTCCCAGGAATGGAAGGTGAGGAAAATGCCAGTAGAAAAGATACAGATTAGACGTGATTATGTCTTGCAGTATATGGTCAATAACGATTACTCCCTTAATCAGCTTGCGCTGGAAATCGGGGTCTCACCCGCCACACTGAGCCGCGTGCTGAATGGAGAAAGACGGCCGGGGCAGCTTGTGATCGGTAAAATGCTTCATTATTTTAACTTGAAATTTGAGGATCTTTTTTACTATGATTTTATTGACAAAAGTCAATGAAAGAACCCAAAAAACGCAAGGAGACCAAGCGTTTTCTATCCTTAAGAATGATGGGTCAGCACAAACCCTGTCACCAGTTCATTGCATGTTTTCCATTGTTTTGTCGGCAGTTGATGCCCCTGATATTCCAACCTAAAAAATTCGGCATGGCTGCAAGCTTTGCGGTAATAGCTTGAGGCAGGGAAGGTCCAGTCCCGCAGGCCGCCGTACATAAACAGCATTGGCATGTGTAAAGTAGGCAGCTGTTCAATGCAGTTGTAGCGGAGCGAATCCTGATAATATTGATGCCAATGGACAAGGTCCGCTTTTTTCATATGGCCTGCTAATAGATGTCGAATTTCTTTGTTTTTTGTGTGGCTGACAGCAAGGATATTGATGAGCAAACCGGCGTTCTTCTCGAGCAGATACATCCCCGTCTTGTGAATCTTCTCTCCGATTACGTGATGAACAGCGGGGTAAGCGCCGGACAGAACAAGATGAGATATTTTGTCCGGGCGGGTAAAGCCGATATGCTGGGCGATTAACCCGCCGGCGGAATACCCGAATAATACAGCCTTATCCATGTGAAGAGCGTCCATGAATTGCACGATCTCGTTTGCATAATAAGAGATGGAGGCTGGCTGATCCGCGTGATCACTGTCGCCGTGGCCGCTTAAATCGGGAAAAATCACCCTGAAATGCTCGGAGAGAAGGCGCTGATAATAAAAAACCTTACGTCCCATGCCCGGCGGGTGGATAAAAATAATAGGAATTCCTTGTCCATATTCCTCATAATAAAGATGTTTTCTGCTGGCTATGCTGATAAGGGGCATTGTTTTTCTCCTTTGACCTTTTCATATGCATAGGGTAACCAAGATTATACGTCTTATCCCGCCTTTTGGCGTTTGATACAGCGTGACATGCCAACCCTTTTCATGTAAAATAGAAGTAATGTAGGCCAGTGAGTCTGGAGGTGTATGGGATGCACGCGGTTTTGATTACCTTATTGGTTATCGTCAGCATTGCACTTATTATTGTCGTTTTGCTTCAATCCAGTAAAAGTGCCGGATTATCTGGTGCGATTTCAGGCGGAGCGGAGCAGCTCTTCGGGAAACAAAAAGCAAGAGGTCTTGATTTGATTTTGCACCGCATCACGGTTGTGCTGGCAGTCTTGTTTTTCGTGTTAACGATTGCGCTTGCTTATATCCTATAGGGCAATGTTTGTATAAGGTCTGATGTGAAGTCAGGCCTTTTTCACGTTTCTGGTGATATTCAGAGCGTTTTTTTCTGGGCAAACTGTGGAAAACTAAAATGATCGTGCAGATAGAAAGGAAGACTGAGCATGAAAGTTGTGACACCAAAACCATTTACATTTAAAGGCGGAGACAAAGCGGTGCTGTTGCTGCACGGCTTTACAGGAAATACGGCGGATGTCAGAATGCTGGGGCGTTACTTAAATGAACGGGGCTATACGTGCCATGCGCCTCAATATGAAGGACACGGCGTCCCTCCTGAAGAATTAGTACATACGGGGCCTGAAGACTGGTGGAAAAACGTCATGGACGGCTATGAATACTTAAAATCTGAAGGTTATGAGAGCATTGCTGCCTGCGGACTGTCGCTTGGCGGGGTTTTTTCGCTGAAATTGGGTTACACTGTACCCATAAAGGGAATTGTCCCAATGTGCGCGCCAATGCATATTAAGAGTGAAGAGGTCATGTACGAGGGCGTCCTTTCATACGCTCGCAATTACAAAAAATTCGAGGGGAAAAGCCCAGAGCAAATTGAAGAGGAAATGAAGGAATTCGAAAAAACGCCGATGAATACGCTCAAGGCACTGCAAAACTTAATTGCTGATGTGCGGAACAATGTCGATATGATTTATTCACCGACATTTGTGGTGCAGGCCCGACATGATCACATGATTAATACCGAAAGCGCCAATATCATTTACAACGAAGTGGAAACTGATAATAAACACCTGAAATGGTACGAGGAGTCAGGCCATGTCATTACGCTAGACAAAGAACGAGACCTCGTCCATCAGGATGTGTATGAATTTTTAGAGAAGCTCGATTGGTAATCAACAGGAGGTTGAATAATGGAAAAAGAAGCATTTATGGATAAGCTTCTCTCGTTTATGAAGGAAGAGGCGTACAAGCCTCTGACTGTTCAGGAACTAGAGGAGATGTTAAATATTACGGAAGCCGAGGAGTTTAAAGAACTCGTCAAAGCGTTAGTCGCCTTGGAAGACAAAGGGCTTATCGTACGAACGAGAAGCGACCGCTACGGGATTCCGGAAAAGATGAATTTAATAAAAGGAAAGATCTCAGCACATGCAAAGGGATTCGCCTTTTTGCTGCCAGAGGATACGTCGTTAAGCGATGTGTTTATCCCGCCTAATGAGCTGAATACGGCAATGAACGGTGATATCGTCATGGTTCGCTTGAATTCACAGTCAAGCGGCTCCAGACAGGAAGGGACCGTCATCCGCATTTTAGAAAGAGCGATTCAGCGGGTTGTCGGTACGTATACCGAAACAAGAAACTTCGGCTTTGTTGTTCCGGATGATAAAAAAATCACGAGTGACATCTTTATCCCGAAAAATGGGAAAAACGGTGCGGCGGAAGGGCATAAGGTTGTTGTCAAGCTGACAAGCTATCCTGAAGGCCGCATGAACGCAGAGGGCGAGATTGAAACCATTCTCGGCCACAAAAATGACCCGGGCATCGATATTTTATCGGTGATTCATAAGCACGGCCTGCCGGGAGAATTTCCTGCAGATGCCATGGAACAGGCGACAAGCACGCCTGATACGATTGATGAAAAAGACTTGAAAGACCGCCGCGATCTTCGTGACCAGGTGATTGTCACCATTGACGGTGCGGACGCGAAGGATTTGGATGATGCAGTTACAGTGACAAAGCTTGATGACGGAAGCTATAAGCTTGGCGTGCACATTGCCGATGTCAGCCATTACGTAACCGAAAACTCGCCGATTGACAAAGAAGCGCTAGAAAGAGGGACGAGTGTGTATTTGGTTGACCGTGTCATCCCAATGATACCGCACAGACTGTCAAACGGCATTTGTTCCTTAAATCCAAAGGTTGACCGCCTGACCCTTTCTTGTGAAATGACCATTAACAGCCAAGGGCAGGTCACGGAGCACGAGATCTTCCAAAGTGTCATCAAAACAACAGAAAGAATGACGTATTCAGATGTGAATCAAATTCTTGTTGACGATGATGAAGAGCTGAAACAAAAATACGAGCCTCTTGTTCCCATGTTCAAAGACATGGAGCGCCTGGCTCAAATCCTGCGTGATAAGCGGATGAACCGCGGCGCCGTTGATTTTGATTTCAAAGAAGCAAAGGTGCTTGTCGATGAAGAAGGAGCGGTGAAAGATGTTGTCATCAGAGAACGCTCAGTCGCCGAGAAGCTGATTGAAGAATTTATGCTTGTGGCGAATGAAACAGTAGCGGAGCATTTCCATTGGATGAACGTACCGTTTATTTACCGGATTCACGAAGAGCCGAATGCTGAAAAGCTGCAAAAGTTTTTAGAGTTCGTCACGACATTTGGCTATGTAGTGAAAGGAACCGCGGGAGATATTCATCCGCGCGCGCTGCAAAGCGTTCTGGACGCTGTGCGTGACAGGCCTGAGGAAACAGTGATATCCACTGTCATGCTCCGTTCGATGAAACAGGCGAAATATGATCCGCAAAGCTTAGGGCACTTCGGTCTGTCAACGGAATTCTATACGCACTTCACATCGCCGATCCGCCGTTACCCAGACTTAATCGTTCACCGTCTGATCCGAACGTATTTAATCAACGGAAAAGTCGATGAAGCGACACAGGAAAAGTGGGCTGAACGCCTGCCGGATATCGCCGAACATACATCATCAATGGAGCGCCGGGCAGTTGACGCCGAGCGTGAAACGGATGATCTGAAAAAAGCGGAATACATGCTTGATAAAATCGGTGAAGAGTTTGACGGCATGATCAGTTCCGTGACAAACTTCGGAATGTTCGTCGAGCTGCCGAATACAATCGAAGGGCTCGTCCACGTCAGCTTTATGACCGATGACTACTACCGCTTTGACGAGCAGCATTTTGCAATGATCGGCGAGCGGACAGGAAACGTCTTCCGCATTGGAGATGAAATCACGGTCAAGGTGGTCGATGTCAATAAAGACGAGCGCAACATTGATTTTGAAATCGTCGGCATGAAAGGCTCTCCGCGTCG
The Bacillus vallismortis genome window above contains:
- a CDS encoding alpha/beta hydrolase translates to MKVVTPKPFTFKGGDKAVLLLHGFTGNTADVRMLGRYLNERGYTCHAPQYEGHGVPPEELVHTGPEDWWKNVMDGYEYLKSEGYESIAACGLSLGGVFSLKLGYTVPIKGIVPMCAPMHIKSEEVMYEGVLSYARNYKKFEGKSPEQIEEEMKEFEKTPMNTLKALQNLIADVRNNVDMIYSPTFVVQARHDHMINTESANIIYNEVETDNKHLKWYEESGHVITLDKERDLVHQDVYEFLEKLDW
- a CDS encoding helix-turn-helix domain-containing protein; protein product: MSPFGQQLRELRRARKLTVNQLAVYSGISSATISKIENGKRGTPKPATIKKLAAVLKVPYENLMTAAGHIRAFPEEIREASESYQSVYGIYQTAVTRGVEHLPIFNSQKWGYLSKQDIEHLSKYFDFLASEAKNRTSSS
- the secG gene encoding preprotein translocase subunit SecG → MHAVLITLLVIVSIALIIVVLLQSSKSAGLSGAISGGAEQLFGKQKARGLDLILHRITVVLAVLFFVLTIALAYIL
- the rnr gene encoding ribonuclease R, producing MEKEAFMDKLLSFMKEEAYKPLTVQELEEMLNITEAEEFKELVKALVALEDKGLIVRTRSDRYGIPEKMNLIKGKISAHAKGFAFLLPEDTSLSDVFIPPNELNTAMNGDIVMVRLNSQSSGSRQEGTVIRILERAIQRVVGTYTETRNFGFVVPDDKKITSDIFIPKNGKNGAAEGHKVVVKLTSYPEGRMNAEGEIETILGHKNDPGIDILSVIHKHGLPGEFPADAMEQATSTPDTIDEKDLKDRRDLRDQVIVTIDGADAKDLDDAVTVTKLDDGSYKLGVHIADVSHYVTENSPIDKEALERGTSVYLVDRVIPMIPHRLSNGICSLNPKVDRLTLSCEMTINSQGQVTEHEIFQSVIKTTERMTYSDVNQILVDDDEELKQKYEPLVPMFKDMERLAQILRDKRMNRGAVDFDFKEAKVLVDEEGAVKDVVIRERSVAEKLIEEFMLVANETVAEHFHWMNVPFIYRIHEEPNAEKLQKFLEFVTTFGYVVKGTAGDIHPRALQSVLDAVRDRPEETVISTVMLRSMKQAKYDPQSLGHFGLSTEFYTHFTSPIRRYPDLIVHRLIRTYLINGKVDEATQEKWAERLPDIAEHTSSMERRAVDAERETDDLKKAEYMLDKIGEEFDGMISSVTNFGMFVELPNTIEGLVHVSFMTDDYYRFDEQHFAMIGERTGNVFRIGDEITVKVVDVNKDERNIDFEIVGMKGSPRRPKELDSSRSRKRGKPARKRVQSTNSPVSPAPSEEKGEWFTKPKPKKKKRGFQNAPKQKRKKKK
- a CDS encoding helix-turn-helix domain-containing protein, translating into MPVEKIQIRRDYVLQYMVNNDYSLNQLALEIGVSPATLSRVLNGERRPGQLVIGKMLHYFNLKFEDLFYYDFIDKSQ
- the rghR gene encoding transcriptional repressor RghR; the protein is MESFGEQLRSLREERKLTVNQLATYSGVSAAGISRIENGKRGVPKPATIKKLAEALKIPYEGLMYKAGYIEEVHEARAPYETKCKLLEKAEAYGLKNLALLEKEKWQYLNKEDLLMLDHYFSFISDEAKKRSAD
- a CDS encoding alpha/beta fold hydrolase, translating into MPLISIASRKHLYYEEYGQGIPIIFIHPPGMGRKVFYYQRLLSEHFRVIFPDLSGHGDSDHADQPASISYYANEIVQFMDALHMDKAVLFGYSAGGLIAQHIGFTRPDKISHLVLSGAYPAVHHVIGEKIHKTGMYLLEKNAGLLINILAVSHTKNKEIRHLLAGHMKKADLVHWHQYYQDSLRYNCIEQLPTLHMPMLFMYGGLRDWTFPASSYYRKACSHAEFFRLEYQGHQLPTKQWKTCNELVTGFVLTHHS